GTGAAGGCGAGCATGCCGAGCACACCGAGGGTGATCACTGTGACGGTGCGGGCGGTGGTGCGGGGCTTGGCTTGGTCGGCGGCGATTTGGCGGCGGGCGCGCACGTCGGAGGCGACGGTCTCGGCGAGGGCGTCCAACGCCTTCGACAGTCCAGCCTGGCCGCGGCCACTGGCTGCCAGGATCAGCTGGCTGGCCACGACGTCGCCGGTAGAGTCGTTGAGGTCCTCGGCGAAGGCGCGCAGCACGTCCTCGGTATTGGCGGTGTTGTTCCACAACCGGGAGACCATCAGCCCGACCTCACGCTCGATCGGCGCCGGCGCGGACTGCAGGGACTTGATGAGCGCCGAGCGCAGGGACTGGCCGGCGGTCAGCTTGCCCGACAGCGACCGAGTCCACTCCTCGAGCGCCTCGAGCTTCTCGATGCTCGCGGCCGCCGGCGGGGGCGTCAGCAACAGCGGGATACCGACGATCCCGGCCGGGACGAGCACGATCGCGATCACCCAGCCGGTCACCAGCGCGACCAGGAGGCCGGCCACGGCTCCGCCGACCATCAGCATCCGGGTGCGCCGGTCGAGCCGGACGAACCAGTTCCCCAGCCGCCCGAACGGTGTGACGGTCCGGGCGGGCCGCGGCAGCTTGGGCGGCGCGGGGATCAGCGCGTAGACCATCCCGATCAGGCCGATGACGATGAGCGCGCCGAAGACAGCGGGCAGGAACGCGGTACTCATGACGTGGCCACCCCCGGGTTGGCCTGGGACTCGGCCTTGTACGCCTCGAGGTCGAACCCGTGCCGCGCCAGCTCCTGGGCGAGGAAGCTGTCGAGCTTCCCGGTGGCGACGGCCTGGCCGAGCTGGTTGGGCGCGAAGATCGGGGTGGTGGCGTATCCCCTGGCGGCGTCGATGCTCGGCTGGACGACCAGGACCTCCTCGACCCAGCGCTGCTTGCGGAAGGTGCCGTCGGGATTGGGGACGACCTCCGAGCGCAGGTACATCACGATGTCGATCGCGGCAGCAAGCTTGCTGATCGCCAGCTCACGGGTGACCTGCGGGCCCTTCTCCATGGCGCAGGAGACGAGCTTCTCGATGGTGTGCTCGGCGCTGCGTGCGTGGGTGGTGCTGATCGAGCCCGGGCCGGACTCCATGGCCTTGAGCATGTTCCAGACCTCGGGGCCGCGGACCTCGCCGACGATCTGGCGGGCGAGGTTGAACCGGAAGGAGTGGTGGATGGCCTCCTCGAGGCTGAACTCACCGGCCTGGCGGCCGTCGATGCCGACCTCGCCGGATCCGGGGCGGTGCTCCCATGCGTGAACAATCTTGTGGCGGTCGACGAGCTCATGCAGGTGCAGCTCGAACTCGGTCTCGAAGGTGCCGATCATCTCCCAGGGCGGGATACACGAGCACAGTGCTCGGACCCAGGTGGTCTTGCCGCTGCCTTGGACCCCGGAGACGACGATGCTCTTGCCGGCGCGCACGCAGGCTGCGACGAAGTCGGCCAGGACCGGACTGCACGCCTTGCGGCCGTAGACCATCTCGTCCATCGACACCTCGCGCAAACCGTGGCGACGGATCACGACCGAGGTGTAGGCCATCACCCAGGAGCCGGCCGCGAGCCGCGCTCCGCCGGGCAGCCGGAGGTCCATGTGCGGCCGCGCCTCGGTGAAGGGCCGGTTCTGCCGGGCGCCGAGGTCGGAGACGAACTCACGCAGCTCGTCCTCGGAGTCGGCGATCGGGGCGGCCTCGACCAGCCTGCCGTCGACCAGCTCCAGCCAGACCGAGCAGACCGGGCCGCGGGCGATGACGATGATGTTCTCGACGTCCTCGCGCTCGACCAGGGGCTGCAGGCGGCCGAGTCCGAACAGGGCGGCGTGGAGGGCGGACTTGAGGGCCTTCTCCTGGCCCTTCGTCCACGGCGGCCGGCCGGTGGAGACCAGCGTCTCGGCCTCGGACTTGATGAGCTCCTCGATGACGTCGAGGCCCATCTGCTCGCGGTCTTCTTCGGTGACCCGGCCACCTTCCTTGTCGAGCCGGGCGGTCAGTCGCGACGAGATCTCGGCGCGATACTGCGCGATCAGCTCCCAGTCCAACTGGACCTCGCCGTCCGCACCGTGGATGTGATGGTGCTCCTCCGGTGTGGGCGCCATCAGCGGGCGCAAGCTGAACTCCGAGCGGGCGCGGCCGGGCAGCTGGCCCTCGCCTTCGCTGGTCCAGGCGCCGGCGAAGATCGGCAGTGAGGTCGGGTCGTGGGCCTCGACGCCCGGCGGCGGAGGCGGCGGAGTGCCGTTGGTGCCGCGGCCGCGGGCGAAGGGCGAGGTTTGCTCGCGGTTCGCGGCGTGGCGGGCATCGAGCCACTCGTCGGCGCGCAGCGGGTGACGATCGTTGGTCTCCTGGTGGTGTCCGTTGGTGCTCATGCGTGGCCTCCGTTCGTGGAAGCGAGGGCGGCCTGGTTGGCGCCGAGGATGGACTGGATTGCGGCGGTGCTGCCCCGGTAGCCGCGCCGCAGCCCAGAGGACTCGAACTTGCGTGGCTTGCGGGCGCCGTGGGAGTAGACCTCGGCCACCTCGGGCTCCCAGTCCACGGAGGCGACCACGGGAATCTGGAGCGCCTTGGCGATGTGGCGTGCGGTGTACGGCCGGACTCGGGCGCCGGTGGGCACCGTAGGCCAACGTCGCTCCTCGTCGACGAGCAGGACCCCGAGGCGAGACAGGCCACCGACCGCGGCGAACTGTGCACGCAGGGTCTTGGCCCAGCTGGTGGCGCCGGCCAGCGCCGGCAGCGAGCTGCGGGTGACGAGCAGGGTCAGGTCGGATGCAGCGATGAGCGGCTGGGGCCAGCCGACGAGGCCGAGTCGGCCGGCGTCGACGATGACGTCCTGACCGTTGCGCTCGAGGGCGCGCAGCTGCTCGGTGAGCGGCTCCCACAAGGGCAGCAGGCTGGGGGCCTGCTCGTGGGCCCGGATGCCGGGCAGGAACCAGGCCGAGCGCTCGGCCGACGCCTCGGGGTCCAGCAGCAGCGTCTCGCGGGGCAGTGCGTCGGCCAGCGTCCCCTCGCGCAGGGAGAGGGCGAGGTTGATCAGCCCGCCGGTCGGCTCCTGGGTACCGTGGAAGTAGCCGGCGAAGACCGAGGAGGATCCGGTCGGGTCGGCGTCGACCAGGAGCACGGGTCGGTGCCAGTTGAGGGTGAGCCCGAGCGCCGAGGTGGAGACGCCGGGCGAACCGCTGGCGGAGGCCAGGACTATCAGCGCCATGCCTCAGCGCTCCCGGGCGTCCAGGACGAGTGCGACCCTTCCGGTAGCGGCCCGGGCAGCCAGGTCGGCGGCCTCGGCTTCGGGGACCGAGACGTCGACGACGGTCTCCCCCGTCTCCTCCGCCCGGCTAACACCAACGACGGTGGCCTCGATCGTGACCGGCTCCTTGTCGGTGATCTCGCCCTGGTCGCCGGGTGTGGTGACGATCCGGACGACGTCGCCGCCGTAGAGCGGCTCCGAGGGCATCTGCGCGGGAGTGAGACTGATGCCCACCAGGGACTCCCCCTCCCCCGGCACCAGGTTGTCGGTGACTGCCTGCGCGGTGAGCAGAGTGCCGGCCCACAGGTCGACGGCAGCGCGGCTGCCCTCGAGCTCCGCCTTCTGGCTGCCGGGGACCGGCGTCAACGCCGGGTCGACACTGACCCGCACGACGGCGAGGTCGCCGGCCTCGATGATCTCGCCGCGCTTGATGTCGCTGCTGACGACCAAGACCTCTCGGGTGTCATTAACAGACGTGTACGCGTAGCCGGTACCTAGCGCACCAGCAGCGACCAAGCCTGCGCAGAGTGCAAACACCCACCGCCTGGGGCGTTGTCTGAAGGGCCGGTAGTGGGTGACGTGGGGCGTGGCCGCGACATCGGAGGGTGCTTCGCCCGACCGGTCCTGAGTGATGTTCATCGACATGGATCCCGAGTCCTCTCGTGTCTCGATCACCTACGTGTCAAGCCGGGTTCGGAGCGATCATCGCCAACCCAACTCGACAAGACGACACTAGTGCATTTCTATCGAGCGAGTGGATATCCACAGGTGACCAACTCCGAGATGTCATCGCCCGGGCCCTGACTGGAAGCTGTTGCGCGGCCCAGTCCCCCCGATGGGACCGATCAATTTCGCGCACCGAATGTCCGGATCTATGGGACCACAAAATCATCCGGTTCTCCCGGGGAGAACCTGTTCCTTGTGGATAACCGTCAACCCGGGGCGTTTGCGCGTTGTCTGCCCGGAGCTAGATCTCCTCGCGCTGCAGGCGTTGACGTTGTGCCTCGTAGAAGGCGGCGACGACGACATCAATAGGGTGCCCCGAGGCACCGGCGAGTTTGTCGAGTTGCCTGGCCGCAGGGAGCCGAGCCCAGCGGCCTTGCTCCCATGCGTAGTAGGTAGGCACAGCAACATTCACGGCCGCCGCCAGCTTGGGGACTGTCAGTCCGGCCTGCAGACGCAGAGCCCTGAGGTCGGGGATCTCACCGTCAATGTGAATGAGACGAAGGGTCGGGATGTCCAGTGCCCTTGCGAGCTTGACCAGGAAATCCGGCCGGGGAACGGACGTGCCGAGCTCCCAGCGCGAGATGCGCTCCCCGCCAGCAGCACCGACGAGACGCGCCAGCTCGTGCTGGGTCAGGCCCGCCTTCTCGCGTGCTGCCCGCAACTCCGAGGGGTCGACTCCGGTAACCATCAGCGACGAACACTAGCGACAGGGAGAACGATCACAGTTCCGCGACCGCGCCGAGGTGCTCGAACTCCTGGGCACAGTCCAGCCGCCAGCCGCCCCGGAGGCTGCAGCCGCCCCGGTGGACTGCTTCACCCCCGAACGCCTCTTGCTGATCGCTCGGACGCTCCTCAATCACAAAGGTGACCCGCACCTGGATGGCAGAATCCCCGTGATGACTACACCAGACCGCTACTCCCCTGCGGCCGGCTGATCGGGTGGGCTGCACGATCCTGGCGCGACCGGCGCATCGACGACCTCCTGGCGGCCGTCTCCGACCTCGGCATGACGATGTCCCGGTCCGCTGCCGGCGAGTTGCTCGACGAACGGGTCAAGTTCGTCGCTGAGCAGATGCGTGTCACAGAGACCACCGCCCGCCGGTACCTCACCGACGATGCCCTCGCCGGCATGGCCAGGGAGATCGTCTTCGGCTTCGTCGACGAGACACCGGGTGCGGACCTGATGAGCGCACCGCGGACCGCCGCGGTTCCCGTGAGGTTCGCCGGCCGGGTCTTCGCGGGGTTGGGCGAGGTCGTCCGCATCCTCCTCGTCGAGCGCGACGATCTCGAGCACACCCGCGATCGGGTGGCTCAGATCGCGCACGCGCAGAGCTATCTCGGACTGCTGGTCCATGACCAGGTGGCCACCACAGGCTTCTACGACGAGCCGTCGGTCCAGATGCCCCCGGCGCTTCTCCTGCGCGTGGCGCGCATCCTGGAGACCGCCGCAGACCTGGTGGAGGATGGCCTGATCGGCTACCAGGGGGATCCGGAGCAGAGCGCTGGGCTCCCATCAGCCTTCCGCCGGGACGTTCGCCTGATGCGCACCATGGCCGGGCAGGAGTCGAGCACGTGACGGAGACCGCAGCTCGAGTCCTCGCCCTGTACGCCCCGGGTGCAGGAGATCCCGCCCGACCACCGCGGCGGCTACACCCTCGGCCGAGACGAGTTGACCGTCCAGGACTCCGACTACGACCAGGCGCTCGCGGCCGCCCGACGCCGCGTTCCTGACGGGTGGCGAATCATCGCCCTGCGAGTCGTGCGCAGCTAGCAGCGGATCCGACGCTGCCGTGCCCGCCGCCGGTGCACTACGCGTGCCGGCCCAGGCCGGTGAGCTGGCGAAAGTACCTCGCGCAGCTGATCGCTCCCAAGGTCCGGGATCACCTAGGTGACCAAGCAGAGGAGGACCCAGATGAGCACTTCACCCGCAGAGCAGCCGGGCCCCGGCTTCGTCACCTTCACCCAGCAGGGCGACCGCGCCCTCGATCGCCTCGCCGCCGACCTGGTCGACCACTGCGACGGCTCCGCCGGCAGCATCGCCGACATTCTCGAGCAGGTGCTGTCCGCCGACATCGCCGAGCTTGCCGACAAGCTCGGCGAATCCCTCGTCTGCGGCGAGGCCGGCCCAGCCCCCGAGAGTCCCGACCAGGCAGCCCGTAGACCCCTCGGCGCCGACCGGTCCACTGCCGGCGGCGCTCCTCCCCCGCCACGCCGGATCGGCCGTTGACACGCCGGTCCCACGCGCGAGAGCTCGCCCGCCGAGTGACCACCTAGACTGACCTAGAAAACCCCCTAAATCTAGGTGAGTCTAGGAAGGTGGCGCTGGTGGATCAGAGCCCGTACACGCCCGGTGCTGGGCACAACCCGCCCGTCCTGGCAGGACGCGACGGCCTTCTCCGTGACTGGCACTTGGTGCTCAACGACATTGTCGCTGGCGGCCGCGTCCGTGCCCAGGACATGATCCTTGCCGGCCCGCGCGGCGTGGGGAAGACCGTCACGGTGAGCGCGTTCGCGGACCTTGGCAAGGAGCAAGGCTTCGAGGTGGTCAACCTCCAGGCTGTGTCGGGCCACGCTGGTCTTGTAGAGGCGCTGCTCCAGCGCGCTCGCACCCGTATGGCGGAGGAGGCCGGCCCCTGGCAGCGCGCCCGCAAGGCCTTCGAGCGGATCGGTGGGGTCAACCTCAGCATCGCGGGCATCGGTGCCGGGATCTCTACCCACCAATCCGACGCCGCAGCACCGGGCCTGGACGCGGGAACGCTCGCTGACGCCCTGGCCACGCTGGCGGCCGAGGTCCGCAAGGACGCCCACAGCGGCGGCCTGCTGATCACCGTCGATGAACTCCAGGTCGCCTCTGGGCCCGACCTCGCCCTGCTCGCGGCGACGCTGCACCGACTCAACGTCGACCACCCCTCCGCACCGGTCCTCTTCGCCGGCACCGGACTGCCCTTCACCCCCGATGCACTCCGCAAGGCCGGCGTGACCCACCCAGACCGCCTCTTCGTGCTGGAGCCCATCCCGCTGACGCTCGAACCCGATGACGCCCGATACGCCGTGGTGGAGCCAGCACGCCGGGCCGGTGTCGCGTGGACTCCCGAGGCGGCTGCAGCCGTGGTCGAGGCCAGCAACGGCTACCCGGCCCACCTGCAGCTGTTCGCCCACGCCATCTGGACATCCGCGCCTGGGCCCGACCAGATCACCCTCGGCGACGTCGAAGCCGCACTCCCCCAGGTCGCCGACATGCTCGAACGCCGCACGCTTGGTCCCCGCTGGGACCGCATCAGCGATCGCCAGATGGAGTTCCTTGCCGCCCTCGCTCTGCACGGCGGGCGCGCCTCGACAGCGGCGATCGCCAAGACTCTCGGTCGCTCCCAGCAAGAGCTGTCCTGGCTCCGCGAGGAGCTCATCGAGGAGGGCGACGTCTACGCACCCAAACGCGGCCAGCTGGCGATGGCGGTTCCGCTCTTTAACCGCTTCGTTCTGAGCCACTACGAACGCACGCGGCCCGAGGCAGCGACCGAACTGCTGAGCCTGCAGAAGATGATCGCGAACGCCGGGCTGGATCCGTCAGCAGCCCACGCGGATCGGGACATGCTGCGCCGAAGCAAGCAGAACGAGACCCGCCAGGTGCCACCGCCCAGCGGCGAATCTGTGCGGCCGCGCTCCTGAGTGGCCGCGCGCACCGCTACCGAACGCGCGGACATACGTTCCGTTACACAACGCAGCCGTGTAACAGGCTGGGAGCGGGCCGGCACGGACCGCGACAGTCCGCGCGGCGCTAGAGCTGGCGGCGGGCCCGCCGCAGCATGAGGCCCTGTCACGTCGGGCAGCAGCGCGGCAAGGGACTGCGGCGGCGCGACGTCGGCCAGCTCGTCGAGCAACTCGGAGTCGTCTGCCGTCAGTGACTCCATCGTCGGGCGCAGTAGGCGTTCCACTCACTGGCCGCCGCGGCGAGCCGGCGATAGGCCTCAACATCCTGGGGGCGTTGAACCACGCGGCGGCGGACATCGCGACGCGCCGCGCGATCAGGGCCGCTTTGTCGTCCATGGCTCAGTCTCCCTCCCCACACACCTGGAGGGAGTCCCTTTCCCGTTGTTAACAGCCTCACCGCCAGCGGCGCGCGCCGGCCGGCGAGATCCGCGAGACTCAAGCCCAACCTCTCGGAGGGAAGGGCACCCGGTGGACGACAACGACCAGCTCGAAGCAGGCGGGCACGCGTCGGCGGCCCGCGAGCACGTCTACGGCTTCAACCGCGCCACGATGTGGGAGCAGGACCAGATCCCGGCTGAGACCTCCGCCCAGCTGGCGGAGTTCGCCGAGATCGCGGCCGCACTCCCCCAGGCATCATCGCAGCTTTCCAGCACGCTCGAGCAGGCTCTGGCTCACCAGGTGCTCAGCATGGATGCGATGACCGACGAGTCGGACCCGGCGATGGCGATCGGCGTCGCTCGCCTCCATCTAGAGGAGGCCCGCGGTCTCGCGGTCGACCTGCACAAGCACCTCAACGCCGCGCGCAACGCCACCGCGCACGTCATCAGCCAGGGCGCCGACGACGGCCAGGAGTCGATGCCCTGAGACCAGCCCTGACCCGGCCCCGCTGACGCATCAGCGAAGATTTCTTCGCGTCGGGTGATCGCCCCGACGGGTCGACCTTCCTTTGGTGACTGAGAGATGACCCCGGTCCACCAAGGAGCTGCCCGTGAGCACGCCCACCGATTCCCCGTCCGCGGCCGACCGTGACCCGGTCCAGGACGTCCGCGCACACCTCGAGCAGGCCCTGGCTGCGCTCGATCAACTCCGCGAGGTCCTGCCCCCTCCCACCGCTCCGCCCGCCCGAAACCGGAGGCGGTGAGTCGGCATGACCACCGACACCACAATGAGCGCCGCCGACGCCGTGTTCGAGGCCGAGCAGGCCGTGGGCAGGGCCCGATGGGTGGTGGAGGAGCTGAAGGAGACGATCGGCTCCGCGCTCCGCGTGCTCAACGACGCCGAACTCGACTCGGCCAAGGCCAAGCTGTCCGGGCGCGGTTCCTTCTACCTCGAGGCCGCCGGCGAGCACCTGGGACGGCTGCGCACGAGGTGCAACGAGATGCCTGACCTGACGCACGACCTGTTCGTACACCTCAATCGCGCGTCGCAGTCGGTCACCGACGCCCGTGCCCTCCTCGACCCGGCCGACACCTCCGATCCCGTCATCGCCAGCGAGGTCGCCCAACTCAAGCCGCACCTCGCGGTCGTCGGAGAGATGGTCACCCTGGCCAAGCCCGTCGCCCAGCTGGCTGCCCAGCACGTCGAGACGGCACACCAGGCCAGCCAGGACGTGACTGCCATGGGGCTGCTGGAGCCGGTCAGCCTGGAGCGGAGCATCGCGACCGCCGGCAAGGAGCTCGGCCGCGCCGACGAGGACGTGCGCCTGCTCGGCAACGTCGTCGACCACGCCGCGGCCAGCGCCCGTGAGTCGGCCGGGATCGCCAGCGAGATCACCGACAACGCTCGCCGGCGGATGTCCGAGCAGGCCCGTGACCCGATCCCGAGCCCCACCCTGCCGGGTCCCAGGACCCCGGGTCGGTAGAGCGAGCCATGGATCTCGACCCGGGCGGCCGCCAGCTGGCGGGCCTCATCCTCGACGCGGCTGGCCGAGGCGAACATGACCAGGTCGCCAGCCTGATTGCACCGCTCGATGCAGAGCGGCTGTGCTCGCTGGTGACGGTGCTGGCCGTCCAGGTCGACCAGAGCGCGCCGGCCTCCTCGGCAACCGGCCCGGCCGCGGTGTGCGAGCTGGCCATCAACGCCGCGGCGCCGATGTTCGGCACGACGCCGGAGGCGATTCTTAGCGCCGAACGCCGCCGACCAGTCAGCGATGCGCGGGCGGTGGCCATGACGGCCGCCCGCGAGACCGGCCTGTCCCTGCCGGCGATCGCCGAGCACTTCAACAAGGACCACGGCTCGGTGATCCATGCGGTCCGCCGCACCGCCGAGCGGCCCCGACTGGCCGACGCCGCGGCGCGGGTGAGCGAGCACGTCAACAGCCGCTACACCGCCCGTCTCCCCCGCACCGAGGAGAGCGTGGTCGACCTTCACCAGCGGCCTCTGGCCTCGACGTTCGAGCCCGATGGCCCGGTCGAGCACGCCGTGGTGGCGGCCGCGGATGCCTTCAACACCACACCGGAGGTCCTCCTGGGTGCCGACCGGAGCCGGGCGGCCGCCGATGCCCGGGCGGTGGCCATGACCGCCGCCCGGATCCACGGGCACAGCCTGCCCACGATCGCCCGGCACTTCGAGCGCGACCACACCACGGTGCTGCAGGCGACTCGGCGCATCGAGAAGACCCCGCCGCTGCGGGACCTGGCCGCCAAGATCGCCGCGGATCTCCCCGAGCAGCCGGCCAGCGCCAGCGCCGGCAGGCTGGAAGTCGACGAGCACGTGCCCGAGAGAGGCCCCCGCTCCCTCGGGTTGCGCGAGCAGCAGCGGGCGATCCCCGTTGCCGCCGAGCGGGCGCAGCTGAGGGTCGCCCGGTGAAGGCACTGATCGGGCTGGCCGCGGCCGCGATCCTCGGGCTCACCGCCGGCGGGATCAAGGCCGCCCTGCCCGAAGTCCAGACAGGACCCGAGCCCGCCGAGGGCAAGACCAGCCAGGTGCGCGCAGGCGCTCGCCCGCGAGGAGTCGTACGCCGCGGCCACCGACGATGCCCAAGGCGCTGAGCGCGGCCTGTGAGGCAACTGCTGAGAGCCAAGGGGCAGGTCAATGGACGAGCAGCTGACGCTGGCCGCGAAGACGCTGGCCCGGTGGTGCTACGCCCGCGGCATCGACGAACGCCTCCTCGGCTGCGGTGAGCAGCTGTGCA
The Nocardioides luti genome window above contains:
- a CDS encoding helix-turn-helix domain-containing protein, producing MDLDPGGRQLAGLILDAAGRGEHDQVASLIAPLDAERLCSLVTVLAVQVDQSAPASSATGPAAVCELAINAAAPMFGTTPEAILSAERRRPVSDARAVAMTAARETGLSLPAIAEHFNKDHGSVIHAVRRTAERPRLADAAARVSEHVNSRYTARLPRTEESVVDLHQRPLASTFEPDGPVEHAVVAAADAFNTTPEVLLGADRSRAAADARAVAMTAARIHGHSLPTIARHFERDHTTVLQATRRIEKTPPLRDLAAKIAADLPEQPASASAGRLEVDEHVPERGPRSLGLREQQRAIPVAAERAQLRVAR
- a CDS encoding type II secretion system F family protein; translation: MSTAFLPAVFGALIVIGLIGMVYALIPAPPKLPRPARTVTPFGRLGNWFVRLDRRTRMLMVGGAVAGLLVALVTGWVIAIVLVPAGIVGIPLLLTPPPAAASIEKLEALEEWTRSLSGKLTAGQSLRSALIKSLQSAPAPIEREVGLMVSRLWNNTANTEDVLRAFAEDLNDSTGDVVASQLILAASGRGQAGLSKALDALAETVASDVRARRQIAADQAKPRTTARTVTVITLGVLGMLAFTGDYIEPYGSPLGQVILAVLLSAYVATLLWMRRMAVAKPLPRFLDLQARNAHRAAQRTAPGEKEGALA
- a CDS encoding MinD/ParA family ATP-binding protein → MALIVLASASGSPGVSTSALGLTLNWHRPVLLVDADPTGSSSVFAGYFHGTQEPTGGLINLALSLREGTLADALPRETLLLDPEASAERSAWFLPGIRAHEQAPSLLPLWEPLTEQLRALERNGQDVIVDAGRLGLVGWPQPLIAASDLTLLVTRSSLPALAGATSWAKTLRAQFAAVGGLSRLGVLLVDEERRWPTVPTGARVRPYTARHIAKALQIPVVASVDWEPEVAEVYSHGARKPRKFESSGLRRGYRGSTAAIQSILGANQAALASTNGGHA
- a CDS encoding helix-turn-helix transcriptional regulator — translated: MVTGVDPSELRAAREKAGLTQHELARLVGAAGGERISRWELGTSVPRPDFLVKLARALDIPTLRLIHIDGEIPDLRALRLQAGLTVPKLAAAVNVAVPTYYAWEQGRWARLPAARQLDKLAGASGHPIDVVVAAFYEAQRQRLQREEI
- a CDS encoding ATP-binding protein, which translates into the protein MALVDQSPYTPGAGHNPPVLAGRDGLLRDWHLVLNDIVAGGRVRAQDMILAGPRGVGKTVTVSAFADLGKEQGFEVVNLQAVSGHAGLVEALLQRARTRMAEEAGPWQRARKAFERIGGVNLSIAGIGAGISTHQSDAAAPGLDAGTLADALATLAAEVRKDAHSGGLLITVDELQVASGPDLALLAATLHRLNVDHPSAPVLFAGTGLPFTPDALRKAGVTHPDRLFVLEPIPLTLEPDDARYAVVEPARRAGVAWTPEAAAAVVEASNGYPAHLQLFAHAIWTSAPGPDQITLGDVEAALPQVADMLERRTLGPRWDRISDRQMEFLAALALHGGRASTAAIAKTLGRSQQELSWLREELIEEGDVYAPKRGQLAMAVPLFNRFVLSHYERTRPEAATELLSLQKMIANAGLDPSAAHADRDMLRRSKQNETRQVPPPSGESVRPRS
- a CDS encoding SAF domain-containing protein, whose product is MSMNITQDRSGEAPSDVAATPHVTHYRPFRQRPRRWVFALCAGLVAAGALGTGYAYTSVNDTREVLVVSSDIKRGEIIEAGDLAVVRVSVDPALTPVPGSQKAELEGSRAAVDLWAGTLLTAQAVTDNLVPGEGESLVGISLTPAQMPSEPLYGGDVVRIVTTPGDQGEITDKEPVTIEATVVGVSRAEETGETVVDVSVPEAEAADLAARAATGRVALVLDARER
- a CDS encoding CpaF family protein, with the translated sequence MSTNGHHQETNDRHPLRADEWLDARHAANREQTSPFARGRGTNGTPPPPPPGVEAHDPTSLPIFAGAWTSEGEGQLPGRARSEFSLRPLMAPTPEEHHHIHGADGEVQLDWELIAQYRAEISSRLTARLDKEGGRVTEEDREQMGLDVIEELIKSEAETLVSTGRPPWTKGQEKALKSALHAALFGLGRLQPLVEREDVENIIVIARGPVCSVWLELVDGRLVEAAPIADSEDELREFVSDLGARQNRPFTEARPHMDLRLPGGARLAAGSWVMAYTSVVIRRHGLREVSMDEMVYGRKACSPVLADFVAACVRAGKSIVVSGVQGSGKTTWVRALCSCIPPWEMIGTFETEFELHLHELVDRHKIVHAWEHRPGSGEVGIDGRQAGEFSLEEAIHHSFRFNLARQIVGEVRGPEVWNMLKAMESGPGSISTTHARSAEHTIEKLVSCAMEKGPQVTRELAISKLAAAIDIVMYLRSEVVPNPDGTFRKQRWVEEVLVVQPSIDAARGYATTPIFAPNQLGQAVATGKLDSFLAQELARHGFDLEAYKAESQANPGVATS